Proteins encoded by one window of Paraburkholderia terrae:
- a CDS encoding LysR substrate-binding domain-containing protein, whose protein sequence is MSAMPPLKALIAFESAMRLNSFSAASDELNVTPGAVGQQIQKLEAWLGVALFARQVRQIIPTDEARAYYAQIQPALAQIMHASRRVRENQSKGVRVSMPPSFAAKWFAPRMTDFLIAHPDIALELNTTTAMVDFELQSIDLAVRYFDGNAPDLHVQLLHADEARVYCSPSYARRLKLKTPDDLQRATLLHNTLHPHWTTWLKKFSKLSARQIDGMAGIHFDQSLMAIEAAVRGQGVVLTSAVLTEAETAAKSLIDPFGQSLPLKTAYYLVHPQSIELKPGAATLKAWFLSAP, encoded by the coding sequence ATGTCCGCAATGCCGCCCCTAAAAGCGCTGATCGCGTTCGAGTCCGCGATGCGTCTAAACAGTTTTTCTGCAGCTTCCGATGAACTGAACGTGACGCCCGGCGCAGTTGGCCAGCAGATCCAGAAGCTCGAGGCGTGGCTCGGCGTCGCGCTGTTCGCGCGTCAGGTGCGGCAGATCATCCCCACGGATGAAGCGCGCGCCTACTACGCACAGATTCAGCCGGCGCTCGCACAGATCATGCATGCGAGCCGCCGCGTGCGCGAGAACCAGAGCAAGGGTGTGCGCGTGTCGATGCCGCCCAGCTTCGCGGCCAAATGGTTCGCGCCGCGCATGACGGACTTTTTGATCGCGCATCCGGACATCGCGCTGGAGTTGAATACGACGACCGCGATGGTCGATTTCGAGTTGCAGTCGATCGATCTGGCCGTGCGCTATTTCGACGGCAACGCGCCCGATCTGCACGTGCAACTGCTGCATGCCGATGAAGCGCGCGTTTATTGCAGTCCATCGTATGCGAGGCGGCTGAAGCTGAAAACCCCCGACGATCTGCAACGCGCAACGCTGTTGCACAACACGCTGCATCCGCACTGGACGACGTGGCTGAAGAAATTCAGCAAGCTGTCGGCGCGGCAGATCGACGGCATGGCGGGCATTCATTTCGACCAGTCGCTGATGGCGATCGAGGCCGCCGTGCGGGGACAGGGCGTCGTGCTGACGAGCGCGGTATTGACGGAAGCGGAGACGGCGGCGAAGTCGCTGATCGATCCATTTGGTCAGAGTCTGCCTTTGAAGACTGCGTACTACCTCGTACATCCGCAGTCGATCGAACTCAAGCCGGGTGCGGCGACCTTGAAGGCATGGTTTCTCAGCGCGCCATAA
- a CDS encoding LutB/LldF family L-lactate oxidation iron-sulfur protein: protein MNATPMHFVPSQDFKARARAALDDPKLRSSFRGAMDFLQTKRRTQFPDDDELQHLRDLGEAVRRHALSRLPDLLVQLEENLTARGVHVHWAETAAEANEVIHGIVQSHDAKRVIKGKSMASEEIELNHYLEARGIDCIESDMGEYIVQLAHEKPSHIVMPAIHKTKADIAELFEQNIPDTRYTEDVDELIQTGRRALRRAFVDADIGLSGVNFAAADTGTLWLVENEGNGRLSTTVPDVHIAIMGMEKVVEKLSHIVPLSSLLTRSATGQAITTYFNLITGPRREGERDGPREMHVVLLDNGRTQAYADEQLRATLQCIRCGACMNHCPVYTRIGGHAYGTTYPGPIGKIISPHLLGLEETADLPTASSLCGACGEVCPVRIPIPELLVRLRTEANRNPDEVVAHPLRGQGAKFSREEQFVWRFWSGAFAHPRAYKVLRWAATRLRAFAPKNQMGWTRHREPLKPAARSLHDLMRERGQPE, encoded by the coding sequence ATGAACGCCACCCCGATGCACTTCGTGCCGTCTCAGGACTTCAAGGCGCGCGCCCGCGCCGCGCTCGACGATCCGAAACTGCGCAGCAGCTTTCGCGGCGCGATGGACTTTCTGCAAACGAAGCGCCGCACGCAGTTTCCCGACGACGACGAGTTGCAGCATCTGCGCGATCTCGGCGAAGCGGTGCGGCGTCATGCGCTGTCGCGCCTGCCCGATCTGCTCGTGCAGCTTGAAGAAAATCTCACTGCGCGCGGCGTCCACGTGCATTGGGCCGAAACAGCCGCCGAAGCGAACGAGGTCATCCACGGCATCGTGCAATCACATGACGCGAAGCGCGTGATCAAGGGCAAGTCGATGGCGAGCGAGGAAATCGAGCTCAACCATTATCTCGAAGCGCGCGGTATCGACTGCATCGAATCGGATATGGGCGAGTACATCGTGCAGCTTGCGCACGAAAAGCCGTCGCATATCGTGATGCCCGCGATCCACAAGACAAAGGCTGATATCGCCGAACTGTTCGAGCAGAACATTCCCGACACGCGCTATACGGAAGACGTCGACGAGCTGATCCAGACGGGACGCCGCGCGTTGCGCCGCGCATTCGTCGATGCCGACATCGGCCTGTCGGGCGTCAACTTCGCGGCGGCTGACACAGGCACGCTCTGGCTCGTCGAGAACGAAGGCAACGGACGCCTGTCGACCACCGTGCCCGACGTGCATATCGCGATCATGGGCATGGAGAAAGTGGTCGAGAAGCTGTCGCATATCGTGCCGCTGTCGAGCCTCCTGACGCGCTCCGCCACGGGCCAGGCGATCACGACGTACTTCAATCTGATCACCGGGCCGCGCCGCGAAGGCGAGCGCGACGGTCCGCGTGAAATGCATGTGGTGCTGCTCGACAATGGCCGCACGCAGGCCTATGCGGACGAGCAACTGCGCGCGACATTGCAATGCATCCGCTGCGGCGCGTGCATGAACCATTGCCCCGTGTACACGCGCATAGGTGGACACGCGTATGGCACGACGTATCCGGGGCCAATCGGCAAGATCATTTCGCCGCATCTGCTTGGCCTCGAAGAAACGGCCGACCTGCCGACGGCATCGAGCCTCTGCGGCGCGTGCGGCGAAGTGTGCCCGGTGCGTATTCCGATTCCCGAACTGCTGGTGCGCCTGCGCACGGAAGCGAATCGCAATCCGGACGAAGTGGTCGCGCATCCGCTGCGCGGACAAGGCGCGAAGTTCAGCCGCGAGGAACAGTTCGTGTGGCGCTTCTGGAGCGGCGCATTCGCGCATCCGCGCGCGTACAAGGTGCTGCGCTGGGCGGCGACGCGGCTGCGCGCATTCGCGCCGAAGAACCAGATGGGCTGGACCCGTCACCGCGAGCCGCTGAAGCCCGCGGCGCGCAGCCTGCATGACCTGATGCGTGAGCGCGGCCAGCCCGAGTAA
- a CDS encoding FadR/GntR family transcriptional regulator, translating into MATGTRERGRVEGVMRQMETSLLDGTWPPGSRLPAERALAEQYDVSRNTVREAIQRLAARGLLQSRRGAGVFATDQLRAGIASPWGQLVADHPVLRDDILEFRRVLEGATAYFAAMRATQADIKRIRSLMRELERSHACDDHDSEATADAQLHDAIALASHNTMFLHLHTSVLGMLREHITISGTDVRLQGPAESGQLLIQHRAVADAICSRRPEEARTAMHTHIDFVRSIRERQS; encoded by the coding sequence ATGGCAACAGGAACGAGAGAACGCGGCAGGGTAGAGGGCGTGATGCGCCAGATGGAAACGTCGCTGCTGGACGGCACCTGGCCGCCCGGTTCGCGGCTGCCCGCCGAGCGCGCGCTGGCCGAACAGTACGACGTCTCGCGCAATACAGTACGCGAAGCGATCCAGCGTCTGGCAGCGCGCGGGCTGTTGCAGAGCCGGCGCGGCGCGGGCGTGTTCGCGACGGATCAGTTGCGCGCGGGCATCGCGTCGCCGTGGGGGCAACTGGTTGCGGATCACCCTGTATTGCGCGACGACATCCTCGAATTTCGCCGTGTGCTGGAAGGCGCGACGGCCTATTTCGCGGCGATGCGCGCGACGCAGGCGGATATCAAGCGCATCCGTTCTTTGATGCGGGAACTGGAGCGCTCGCACGCTTGCGACGACCACGACAGCGAGGCCACCGCCGACGCGCAGCTACACGACGCCATCGCGCTCGCGTCGCACAACACGATGTTCCTGCATCTGCACACGAGCGTGCTCGGCATGCTGCGCGAGCACATCACGATCAGCGGCACGGACGTTCGCCTGCAAGGTCCGGCGGAGTCGGGGCAACTGCTGATCCAGCATCGCGCGGTGGCCGATGCAATCTGTTCGCGGCGTCCGGAAGAGGCGCGCACGGCGATGCACACGCATATCGACTTCGTGCGCAGCATCCGCGAACGGCAGAGCTAG
- a CDS encoding TonB-dependent receptor, with translation MLRTTPLAAAVMAVFATPLFAQTTTPATPAVQVAQAATSASPASQPSASQPSESNTLPAVKVTGQADNATDFQPDTSSVGAKVPTALRDIPQAVTVIPKAVLQSQAANSFSDALRNVPGITIGAAEGGQIGNNINLRGFSARTDIYLDGFRDRGQYYRDTFNLESIDVLYGPSSLYFGRGSTGGVINHVSKEPQLKKRADVSVQAGTHDRYRTTVDLDTPITDTSAFRINAFGQSLGSSRDVMKNKDYGVAPEVKFGIGTPTEITLSALIQHNRDQPDYGVPPLNGHPAPVNRGTFYGYTDDRTIQDVQTFSARIKHRFNEDVTVRNQTQFSHYSTEARATNAASVLTGPLSTSTALTNGNFTNIDPSKLFVKLQGKDRNINDHSVYNSTDVEWKFNTGPVKHDLLAGVDLSHETYSNQSFTATSPGMTSNTIGVVPLIDPPYTPRPANVKEVATNLAESSANGVGLYLNDTISLGEHWKVVGGVRWDRYEASIKNSINLPGYATQTNFFTSVRGGIIYQPADWQSYYVSYGTSFDPSLEALTLTNGQQNLPPEHNKSYEVGAKLDLLGGGLSVTQSLFNIEKTNARTANPDGSYTLDGDIRVRGYQLGLAGHITDKWQVFGGYTYMDGVILQAFDGTQGKTPANTPHNTLTLWTTYAFTPHWEIGGGPTYMSSRYAANNNLVQVGGYTRWDAMAAYHAKRYDVQINVLNLTDKNYYDALIPSDGGRAVPGYGRTFLATLNYRFF, from the coding sequence ATGCTTCGAACCACGCCACTCGCAGCGGCCGTCATGGCCGTCTTTGCGACGCCGCTGTTTGCTCAAACGACGACGCCAGCCACACCGGCAGTACAGGTTGCCCAGGCTGCAACGTCCGCTTCTCCCGCCAGCCAGCCCTCGGCCAGCCAGCCTTCCGAAAGCAACACACTGCCGGCCGTCAAGGTGACGGGGCAGGCCGACAACGCCACTGACTTCCAGCCCGACACCTCCAGTGTCGGCGCCAAGGTGCCGACCGCGCTGCGCGACATTCCGCAGGCCGTCACCGTCATCCCGAAGGCCGTGCTCCAGTCGCAGGCTGCGAACTCGTTCTCCGACGCGCTGCGCAACGTGCCCGGCATCACGATCGGCGCCGCCGAAGGCGGGCAGATCGGCAACAACATCAACTTGCGCGGCTTCTCGGCGCGTACCGACATCTACCTCGACGGTTTCCGCGATCGCGGCCAGTACTACCGCGACACGTTCAACCTCGAATCGATCGACGTGCTGTATGGCCCGTCGTCTCTGTACTTCGGACGCGGTTCGACGGGCGGCGTGATCAACCACGTCAGCAAGGAACCGCAGCTGAAAAAGCGCGCCGACGTCTCCGTGCAGGCGGGCACGCATGACCGTTACCGCACGACGGTCGACCTCGACACGCCGATCACCGACACCTCCGCGTTCCGCATTAACGCATTCGGCCAGAGCCTCGGTTCGTCGCGCGACGTGATGAAGAACAAGGACTATGGCGTCGCGCCCGAAGTGAAGTTCGGCATCGGCACGCCGACGGAAATCACGCTGTCCGCGCTGATCCAGCACAACCGCGACCAGCCCGACTACGGCGTTCCGCCGCTGAACGGCCACCCCGCGCCGGTAAATCGCGGCACGTTCTACGGCTACACCGACGACCGCACGATTCAGGACGTGCAGACGTTCAGCGCGCGCATCAAGCATCGCTTCAACGAAGACGTGACGGTGCGCAACCAGACGCAGTTCAGCCACTACAGTACGGAAGCGCGCGCGACCAATGCGGCGTCGGTGCTGACGGGGCCGCTGTCGACGTCGACGGCGCTCACCAACGGCAACTTCACGAACATCGATCCGTCGAAGCTGTTCGTGAAGCTGCAGGGCAAGGACCGCAACATTAACGACCATTCGGTCTACAACTCGACCGACGTCGAGTGGAAGTTCAACACCGGCCCGGTCAAGCACGACCTGCTCGCCGGCGTCGATCTGAGCCACGAAACGTATAGCAACCAGAGCTTCACGGCGACTTCGCCGGGGATGACCTCGAACACGATCGGCGTGGTGCCGCTGATCGATCCGCCGTACACGCCGCGCCCCGCGAACGTGAAGGAAGTGGCGACGAATCTCGCGGAATCGAGCGCGAATGGCGTGGGCCTGTATTTGAACGACACGATCTCGCTCGGCGAGCACTGGAAGGTGGTGGGCGGCGTGCGTTGGGACCGCTACGAAGCGTCGATCAAGAATTCGATCAACTTGCCGGGTTACGCGACGCAGACCAATTTCTTCACCAGCGTGCGCGGCGGGATTATTTATCAGCCGGCCGACTGGCAGTCGTACTACGTGTCGTACGGCACGTCGTTCGATCCGTCGCTCGAAGCGCTGACGCTCACCAACGGCCAGCAGAACCTGCCGCCCGAGCACAACAAGTCGTATGAAGTCGGCGCGAAACTGGATCTGCTCGGCGGCGGTCTGTCCGTCACGCAATCGCTTTTCAACATCGAAAAGACGAATGCGCGTACCGCAAACCCCGACGGCAGCTACACGCTCGACGGCGATATCCGCGTACGCGGCTATCAGCTCGGCCTCGCCGGTCACATCACGGACAAGTGGCAGGTGTTCGGCGGCTACACGTATATGGACGGCGTGATTCTGCAGGCGTTCGATGGCACACAAGGCAAGACGCCCGCGAACACGCCGCACAACACGCTGACACTGTGGACCACGTATGCGTTCACGCCGCATTGGGAAATCGGTGGCGGTCCGACGTACATGTCGTCGCGCTATGCGGCGAACAACAACCTCGTACAGGTTGGCGGATACACGCGTTGGGATGCGATGGCCGCGTATCACGCGAAGCGTTACGACGTCCAGATCAACGTGTTGAACCTGACCGACAAGAACTACTACGACGCGCTGATTCCGTCCGACGGTGGACGCGCGGTGCCGGGTTACGGCCGTACGTTCCTCGCGACGCTAAACTATCGCTTCTTCTGA
- a CDS encoding LutC/YkgG family protein, with protein MNARERMLGRLRAAAPAQVSGHDLKRLDQQIDLHYDSRRVALPTQALVESMQAALAASHAEVFRATERTWPALIAQRLLDANVKRLLLDTSRAEGAALKQALPSSVATRNYDQPIENWKAELFDTVDAGFTVARSGLASTGTLIVAPDAGSPRTMSLVPPLHIALVYAHSLHADLHAAMRAEHWQAGMPTNLVMISGPSKTSDIQQTLAYGAHGPRELWVVIVEHQTDAAVATDGDAA; from the coding sequence ATGAACGCGCGCGAACGCATGCTCGGACGGTTGCGCGCTGCTGCGCCCGCTCAGGTTTCAGGCCACGACCTGAAACGCCTCGATCAACAGATCGACCTGCATTACGACAGCCGCCGTGTCGCGTTGCCGACGCAGGCCCTGGTCGAATCGATGCAGGCGGCGCTCGCCGCCTCGCATGCCGAAGTGTTTCGCGCGACGGAGCGCACGTGGCCCGCGTTGATCGCGCAACGTCTGCTCGATGCGAACGTGAAGCGCCTGCTGCTCGATACGTCGCGCGCGGAAGGTGCTGCGTTGAAGCAGGCGTTGCCCTCCTCCGTAGCGACGCGAAACTACGATCAGCCGATCGAAAACTGGAAAGCCGAACTGTTCGACACCGTCGACGCCGGCTTCACGGTCGCGCGTTCGGGTCTCGCGTCGACGGGCACGCTGATCGTCGCGCCCGACGCCGGTTCGCCGCGCACGATGTCGCTCGTGCCGCCGCTGCATATCGCGCTCGTCTACGCGCATTCGCTGCACGCGGACCTGCACGCCGCGATGCGCGCCGAGCACTGGCAGGCGGGCATGCCGACCAATCTCGTGATGATCTCCGGCCCGTCGAAGACTTCCGATATCCAGCAGACGCTCGCCTATGGCGCGCATGGCCCGCGCGAACTGTGGGTCGTGATCGTCGAACATCAAACCGACGCAGCCGTCGCTACGGATGGAGACGCAGCATGA
- a CDS encoding DMT family transporter — MNPAYLAFALLGLIWGSNFLFMKWASLWITPAQIVFLRVLFGFLPLLVYAFATKALAWKQLRHAHHFVVMSLLATSVYYYAFAKGASLLLSSVAGMLSGAIPLFSFVCAWALLRAERPSPRMMVGVVCGFVGVLMIARPWNGAVASVDLSGVAYMAAGSLSVGCSFVYARRFLSKLDMSPVALSTWQIGFALLTIACVTPFDGITRIVHDARAAAGLVLGLGLLGTGVAYILYYFIVQRLGAIAASSVTYIPPVIALGIGVLVAHEPIRPLDLLAMTCILGGVFLLQSGRSPQKTATVARRPA; from the coding sequence ATGAATCCCGCTTATCTCGCGTTCGCGTTGCTCGGCCTGATCTGGGGCAGCAATTTTCTTTTCATGAAGTGGGCCAGCCTGTGGATCACGCCCGCGCAGATCGTGTTCTTGCGCGTGCTGTTCGGGTTTTTGCCGCTGCTCGTCTATGCGTTTGCGACGAAAGCGCTCGCATGGAAACAGCTGCGCCATGCGCATCACTTCGTCGTGATGTCGCTGCTCGCGACAAGCGTTTACTACTACGCGTTTGCCAAAGGCGCGTCGCTGTTGCTGTCGAGCGTAGCGGGCATGTTGAGCGGTGCCATTCCGCTTTTCTCGTTCGTCTGCGCGTGGGCGCTGTTGCGCGCGGAACGACCCAGCCCACGCATGATGGTCGGCGTGGTGTGCGGTTTCGTTGGCGTGTTGATGATCGCGCGGCCGTGGAATGGTGCCGTCGCGAGCGTCGATCTGAGCGGTGTCGCGTATATGGCGGCGGGCTCGCTGAGCGTGGGCTGCTCATTCGTCTACGCGCGGCGCTTTCTGTCGAAGCTCGACATGTCGCCCGTCGCGCTGTCGACGTGGCAAATCGGCTTTGCGCTGTTGACGATTGCCTGCGTGACGCCGTTCGATGGCATCACCCGCATCGTACACGACGCGCGCGCCGCCGCCGGCCTCGTGCTCGGGCTTGGACTGCTCGGCACGGGCGTCGCGTATATCCTGTACTACTTCATCGTGCAGCGTCTCGGCGCAATCGCGGCTTCGAGCGTCACGTATATTCCGCCTGTCATCGCGCTGGGAATCGGCGTGCTGGTCGCGCACGAACCGATTCGTCCGCTCGATCTGCTCGCGATGACCTGCATTCTCGGCGGCGTGTTCCTGCTGCAAAGCGGGCGTAGTCCGCAGAAGACGGCGACCGTGGCGCGACGGCCGGCGTAA
- a CDS encoding lactate permease LctP family transporter, giving the protein MHPWYQTYLPLGSLWLSALAASIPIIFFFVALAGLRLKGHVAAAGTLALSLAVAIFAYGMPAQQAFAAAGFGFAYGLWPIAWIIVTAVFLYKLVVKTGQFEIIRASVLALTDDQRLQLLLIGFSFGAFLEGAAGFGAPVAITAALLVGLGFDPLKAAGLCLIANTAPVAFGAMGIPIIVAGQVTSIDPFLIGATAGRQLPLLSLAVPFWLVFMMDGKRGLKETWPAALVAGGSFAVTQYFTSNHIGPELPDITSALVSLVALASFLKVWQPRRARDTARGAVSGGAAALSGFGAGFGGGSNGAAGVSRRASPYTLAQTIRAWAPFGILTAVVTVWSLQPFKALFAAKGTLAWSILKFKVPALDQLVMKTAPIVATPKAYEAVLKIDLLSAVGTAILVTALISMVLLRVKPRDALATFGETLKELRRPVLSIGLVLSFAFVANYSGMSSTLALLLAGTGAAFPFFSPVLGWLGVFLTGSDTSSNALFCSLQHATAHQIGVSDTLLVAANTTGGVTGKMISPQSIAVACAATGLVGRESELFRFTVRHSLLFAMIVGLITLLQAYVLPGMLPG; this is encoded by the coding sequence ATGCACCCCTGGTATCAGACCTACCTGCCCCTCGGCAGCCTCTGGCTATCCGCGCTCGCGGCCAGCATCCCCATCATCTTTTTCTTCGTCGCGCTGGCGGGACTGCGGCTGAAGGGCCACGTCGCGGCGGCGGGTACGCTGGCGTTGTCGCTGGCCGTCGCGATCTTCGCGTACGGCATGCCGGCGCAGCAGGCGTTCGCGGCGGCGGGCTTCGGCTTCGCATACGGCTTGTGGCCGATTGCGTGGATCATCGTCACGGCCGTTTTCCTTTACAAGCTGGTCGTCAAGACGGGACAGTTCGAGATCATCCGCGCATCCGTGCTCGCGCTGACGGACGACCAGCGTCTGCAACTGCTGCTGATCGGCTTTTCGTTCGGCGCGTTTCTCGAAGGCGCGGCCGGCTTCGGCGCGCCCGTCGCGATCACGGCGGCGCTGCTCGTCGGACTGGGTTTCGATCCGCTGAAGGCCGCGGGTTTGTGCCTGATCGCGAACACCGCGCCCGTCGCGTTCGGCGCGATGGGCATTCCGATCATCGTCGCGGGCCAGGTGACGAGCATCGATCCGTTTCTGATCGGCGCGACGGCGGGCCGCCAGTTGCCGCTGCTTTCGCTCGCCGTGCCGTTCTGGCTCGTGTTCATGATGGACGGCAAGCGCGGCCTGAAGGAAACGTGGCCGGCTGCATTGGTCGCGGGCGGCAGCTTCGCCGTCACGCAATACTTCACGTCGAATCACATCGGACCTGAACTCCCCGACATCACGTCGGCGCTCGTCAGTCTCGTCGCGCTCGCGTCGTTCCTGAAGGTCTGGCAACCGCGCCGAGCGCGCGATACGGCACGCGGTGCTGTTAGCGGCGGTGCAGCGGCCTTGTCCGGATTCGGTGCTGGCTTCGGCGGCGGTTCGAATGGCGCTGCGGGTGTCAGCCGTCGCGCTTCGCCTTATACGCTTGCGCAGACCATCCGCGCGTGGGCGCCGTTCGGCATTCTGACTGCCGTCGTCACCGTCTGGAGCCTGCAGCCGTTCAAGGCGCTGTTCGCCGCGAAGGGCACGCTCGCCTGGAGCATCCTCAAGTTCAAGGTGCCCGCGCTGGATCAGCTCGTGATGAAGACGGCGCCCATCGTCGCGACGCCGAAAGCCTACGAAGCCGTGCTCAAGATCGATCTGCTCTCGGCAGTCGGCACGGCCATCCTCGTGACGGCGCTGATCTCGATGGTGCTGCTGCGCGTGAAACCGCGCGACGCACTCGCAACGTTCGGCGAAACGCTGAAGGAACTGCGCCGCCCGGTGCTGTCGATCGGTCTGGTTCTCTCGTTCGCGTTCGTTGCGAACTACTCGGGGATGTCGTCGACGCTCGCGCTGTTGCTCGCTGGAACGGGCGCTGCGTTCCCGTTCTTCTCGCCCGTGCTCGGCTGGCTTGGCGTGTTCCTGACGGGTTCGGATACGTCGTCGAATGCCCTCTTCTGCTCGCTTCAGCACGCAACCGCGCATCAGATCGGCGTGTCGGACACCTTGCTCGTGGCTGCGAACACGACGGGCGGCGTGACGGGCAAGATGATCTCGCCGCAGTCGATCGCCGTCGCCTGCGCGGCGACGGGGCTCGTCGGACGCGAGTCGGAGCTGTTCCGCTTCACGGTGCGGCATAGTTTGCTGTTCGCGATGATCGTCGGTCTGATCACGCTGTTGCAGGCTTATGTGCTGCCGGGGATGTTGCCGGGTTGA
- a CDS encoding Fe2+-dependent dioxygenase, whose product MIVSIPDVLSPAEAAAMRAALEASDAWVDGRATAGYQGAPVKRNQQIAEGSQIALEMGDRIVASLERHPLFISAALPNKVYPPLFNRYEGGMHFGSHVDGAIRLVPGSGVRVRTDISITLFLTPPDEYDGGELLVEDTFGVQEVKLPAGHAIVYPGTSLHQVRPVTRGARVSSFFWAQSLVRDDTQRAMLFDLDGAIQRLNASNGDEAARRTLVGCYHNLLRMWSET is encoded by the coding sequence ATGATTGTCTCGATTCCGGACGTACTGAGTCCCGCCGAAGCCGCCGCGATGCGCGCGGCGCTCGAAGCCAGCGACGCATGGGTGGATGGCCGCGCGACGGCCGGCTACCAGGGCGCGCCCGTCAAGCGCAACCAGCAGATCGCGGAAGGCTCGCAGATCGCGCTGGAAATGGGCGACCGGATTGTCGCGTCGCTGGAGCGTCACCCGCTCTTCATCAGCGCCGCGCTGCCGAACAAGGTGTATCCGCCGCTCTTCAACCGCTACGAAGGCGGGATGCACTTCGGCAGTCATGTCGACGGCGCGATCCGGCTCGTGCCGGGCAGCGGCGTGCGCGTACGCACCGATATTTCGATCACGCTGTTTCTCACGCCGCCGGACGAATACGACGGCGGCGAACTGCTGGTCGAAGATACCTTCGGCGTGCAGGAAGTGAAGCTGCCTGCCGGACACGCCATTGTGTATCCGGGCACAAGTCTGCATCAGGTGCGGCCCGTGACGCGCGGTGCGCGCGTGTCGAGTTTCTTCTGGGCGCAAAGCCTCGTGCGCGACGACACGCAACGCGCGATGCTGTTCGATCTCGACGGCGCGATACAACGCCTGAATGCCTCGAACGGCGATGAAGCGGCGCGCCGCACGTTGGTGGGCTGTTATCACAACCTGCTGCGCATGTGGAGCGAGACCTGA
- a CDS encoding (Fe-S)-binding protein yields the protein MKERHYPAAPRDVYLFATCLVDLFVPEAGLDAVKLLEREGLVVHFPQEQSCCGQPAYSSGNPEQARDVARAQLDIFSKPWPVIVPSGSCAGMMLHHWPKLFADDPVMAQKAQALSERVYELSEFLLRVLHIELPATTDEPNERVVLHTSCAARREMGTRVHGVELVDALPGVTRIEHERESECCGFGGTFSLKHPDISGAMVRDKVASACATGCERIVSADCGCLLNIGHAARHQGAPVEVEHIASFLWRRTQRADAKNKGSKA from the coding sequence ATGAAGGAAAGGCACTATCCGGCGGCCCCACGCGATGTCTATCTGTTCGCGACTTGCCTCGTCGATCTGTTCGTCCCCGAAGCCGGGCTCGACGCGGTGAAGCTGCTCGAACGCGAAGGGCTGGTCGTACACTTTCCTCAGGAGCAAAGCTGTTGCGGCCAGCCCGCCTATAGCAGCGGCAATCCCGAACAGGCGCGTGACGTTGCGCGCGCCCAACTCGATATCTTCTCGAAGCCGTGGCCTGTGATCGTGCCGTCCGGTTCGTGCGCGGGCATGATGCTCCACCACTGGCCGAAGCTGTTCGCCGACGATCCCGTGATGGCGCAAAAAGCACAAGCGCTCAGCGAACGCGTGTACGAACTGAGCGAATTCCTGCTGCGGGTGCTGCACATCGAATTGCCCGCCACCACCGACGAGCCGAACGAACGCGTCGTACTGCACACCTCATGCGCGGCGCGGCGCGAAATGGGCACGCGCGTACATGGCGTCGAACTCGTCGATGCATTGCCGGGCGTCACGCGCATCGAGCACGAGCGCGAATCGGAATGCTGCGGTTTTGGTGGCACGTTTTCGCTGAAGCATCCCGACATCTCCGGCGCGATGGTGCGCGACAAGGTCGCATCCGCTTGCGCGACGGGCTGCGAGCGTATCGTTTCCGCCGACTGCGGTTGCCTGCTGAACATCGGACATGCGGCACGTCATCAAGGCGCGCCCGTCGAAGTCGAACATATCGCGAGTTTTCTGTGGCGGCGCACGCAACGCGCCGATGCGAAAAACAAGGGAAGCAAAGCATGA